Proteins encoded together in one Triticum dicoccoides isolate Atlit2015 ecotype Zavitan chromosome 7B, WEW_v2.0, whole genome shotgun sequence window:
- the LOC119341112 gene encoding 60S acidic ribosomal protein P2A-like, with protein MRFVAAYLLATLGGNSSPTKDDVRAILGSVGAEVEEGKLDALFKEVEGKDLAELLAAGREKFAFAPSGGAGAAMGASPVAAGDAAEEKKEKAQEKKEEEEEEEDLDMFSLFD; from the coding sequence ATGAGGTTCGTCGCCGCGTACCTGCTCGCCACCCTGGGCGGCAACTCGAGCCCGACCAAGGACGACGTCCGAGCCATCCTCGGCTCCGTGGGCGCCGAGGTGGAGGAGGGCAAGCTCGACGCCCTCTTCAAGGAGGTGGAGGGCAAGGACCTGgccgagctcctcgccgccggcaggGAGAAGTTCGCCTTTGCGCCCAGTGGCGGCGCCGGGGCGGCCATGGGCGCGTCCCCCGTCGCCGCCGGTGACGCTgccgaggagaagaaggagaaggcccaggagaagaaggaagaggaggaggaggaggaggacctcgACATGTTCAGCCTCTTCGACTGA
- the LOC119337644 gene encoding centromere/kinetochore protein zw10 homolog encodes MADDVRELLLSTTADADPSTPLSAPDLRLLIDHLRHRSDRLHASALSFASSNREPLASALLRAASSAASSASLQSSLQSALSPLSSSPDLSDLRSLSDRLVAARRELRERQEHLAAASSVASLSARLRAARASANPLDAAAAAAELKPLLVNPEGSGSGGDEPVVFGLLRGEWEQLVDELQVGLSKNVEECVEFASDGGKVVVRAGPSGSSSGTPGVALRVALQALEIIDSLDYGMAKVADLMVKHVFLPAISNISVTVSVEVLEKSGSTYPASVLSIVPSEELQGYKDGSVLYSRIIDVIKFACKFICVENITWTQSFAKLTWSRISDLVITHFLSKAVPDEASKLIEFQDVIRSTAEFENTLRGMMFILPDRKDGKLTQFVDDVEVHFAVRKRNEILVKARYILVQYDYKNPLASDDHGDSVVDLLFQPEKCFISKSALQLMKLVHGALKDACLSSARVAKEFCYAARDALLLYKAIVPVQLEKQLNSISPVAAIIHNDFYHLSQEILGLAFEYRADFPSGQQKLVVFVDLAPIFSQMADGILRRQIQLATANLSEAIDGADGFQNTHQSQHCESAKFSIEQVVFILEKIHIMWESVLPRSIYRRSMFHVLGPVFSRITKDMLLIDDMAAEETLQLQGLIHLALENLSSLFLSLVENDDDEKFLDHHTWVQLDESIPSLKKFRKLAELLDMSLKSITAAWESGELANCGFTSSEMRNFIKAIFADSPLRKECLGWIAATPA; translated from the exons ATGGCCGACGACGTTCGCGAGCTCCTTCTCTCGACCACCGCCGACGCCGACCCCTCCACCCCGCTATCCGCGCCTGACCTCCGCCTCCTCATCGACCACCTCCGCCACCGCTCCGACCGCCTGCACGCCTCCGCCCTCTCCTTCGCCTCCTCCAACCGCGAGCCGCTCGCCTCCGCGCTGCTCCGAGCCGCCAGCTCCGCGGCCTCGTCAGCGTCCCTCCAGTCCTCCCTCCAGTCGGCGCTCTCCCCGCTCTCATCCTCCCCGGACCTGTCCGACCTCAGGTCCCTCTCTGATCGCCTCGTAGCGGCCCGCCGCGAGCTCCGCGAGCGCCAGGAGCACCTCGCTGCCGCATCCTCCGTAGCTTCTCTCTCTGCGCGGCTTCGCGCCGCTCGCGCCTCAGCCAACCCCCTTgatgctgccgctgccgccgccgagcTCAAGCCCCTCCTGGTGAACCCTGAGGGATCTGGATCCGGTGGGGACGAGCCAGTCGTGTTTGGGCTTCTTCGGGGCGAATGGGAGCAGCTCGTCGACGAG CTGCAAGTAGGACTTTCGAAGAATGTGGAGGAGTGCGTGGAGTTTGCATCGGATGGAGGGAAGGTAGTGGTGAGGGCTGGACCGAGCGGCAGTTCAAGTGGAACGCCCGGTGTTGCGCTTCGTGTGGCGCTGCAGGCATTGGAA ATAATTGATTCTCTAGACTATGGGATGGCAAAAGTCGCAGACTTGATGGTAAAGCATGTTTTTCTTCCAGCAATCAGCAACATATCTGTCACAGTTTCTGTAGAAGTGCTTGAGAAAAGTGGCTCCACATACCCAGCATCAGTCTTGAGTATAGTCCCCTCAGAGGAACTACAG GGCTACAAAGATGGTTCAGTCCTTTACTCAAGAATAATTGATGTCATCAAGTTTGCTTGCAAGTTCATTTGTGTGGAAAATATCACATGGACGCAGTCCTTTGCAAAGTTAACCTGGTCAAGAATTTCTGATCTGGTTATCACACATTTTCTCTCTAAG GCTGTTCCGGATGAGGCGTCCAAGCTGATTGAGTTCCAAGATGTTATAAGGAGTACAGCTGAATTTGAGAATACCCTCAGGGGTATGATGTTTATTTTGCCTGACAGAAAGGATGGCAAGTTAACCCAATTTGTTGATGATGTTGAAGTTCATTTTGCTGTAAGGAAGAGAAATGAGATCTTAGTGAAAGCAAGATACATTCTTGTACAATATGACTACAAGAATCCTCTT GCATCAGATGACCATGGAGATTCTGTTGTTGATTTACTTTTCCAGCCAGAGAAGTGTTTTATATCTAAATCAGCACTTCAGTTAATGAAATTGGTCCATGGAGCCCTCAAG GATGCTTGTTTGTCGTCCGCAAGAGTCGCAAAGGAGTTTTGCTATGCTGCTAGGGATGCCTTGCTCTTGTATAAGGCTATTGTGCCAGTTCAG CTAGAGAAGCAACTCAATAGTATCAGTCCGGTGGCTGCCATCATTCACAATGACTTCTACCATTTGTCCCAAGAAATTCTTGGTCTTGCATTTGAG TACCGTGCAGATTTTCCTAGTGGTCAACAAAAACTAGTTGTTTTTGTGGATTTAGCTCCAATCTTCTCCCAGATGGCAGATGGTATACTGAGAAGACAAATACAGCTTGCAACGGCTAACTTAAGCGAG GCTATAGATGGCGCTGATGGTTTTCAGAACACGCACCAATCTCAGCATTGTGAATCAGCAAAATTTAGTATTGAGCAG GTGGTGTTCATTTTAGAGAAGATACACATTATGTGGGAATCGGTACTGCCTAGGTCAATTTACAGGAGAAGTATGTTTCATGTCCTTGGACCTGTCTTTTCTAGAATTACAAAGGACATGCTTCTGATAGATGACATGGCAGCAGAGGAGACCTTACAG CTGCAAGGCCTTATACATTTGGCTCTTGAAAACCTCTCCTCACTATTTCTGTCCCTGGTTGAGAACGATGATGATGAGAAGTTCTTGGATCATCATACCTGGGTCCAGCTGGATGAGAGTATACCATCGTTGAAGAAGTTCCGAAAACTAGCAG AGTTGCTTGATATGTCGTTGAAGTCCATCACAGCTGCTTGGGAAAGCGGGGAGCTAGCTAACTGTGGTTTCACATCATCTGAG ATGCGGAATTTCATCAAAGCAATTTTCGCCGATTCACCTCTTCGAAAGGAGTGCTTAGGCTGGATCGCCGCGACCCCAGCTTAG